GACTACTATGCACTTCGGTATGGATTTGTCAAGGTTAAGATCTAGTCATGCTATATATTGTTAATCATTTGGAAGATTATAACTATTTCATCATATGCACATCAAACAAATGATGATACTTGTAACATTTTTCAGAAACACTACTCAAATAATCCCAactataattttcataattacatGCTGAGGACACTTGAAGTAGACTTCAAAAGAGTTGTTGGTATCAGGTAAGAGTTCAAACAAGTTCTTCTCATCTATGTCAGTTCATTGCCAGAAAAATTGCCTTGTAATGAGCCAActattcatgattttttttacctACTATTGTAGCTGGTACCTGTGGGTCTTTGTTGTGCTGTTTTTGCTGTTGAACATTGAAGGTAAATGCTTAATTAAGATCCTCTTATTCCGTAGAAAGTAAACACTTATATAGTTTTATATCTACCTGCTTATGAGTTTACTATGCAGGATGGCACACTTATTTCTGGTTAGCCTTTTTACCATTGATAGTAAGTGACTTACATTCTCTTACCATGTTTTTGTTGACATTATAAACAAACCATCCATTTCATCTTTCAAGTATTACCCTCTCTCCTAAAGGAATCTTTAAGTAAAAATATCAGTAAAACACATTTAGTGTAGTGGTTATGTATCTTATACTCATAGTGAAGACATTCTATTTAGGAGAGAATATGATGACTTTTTTATCAGATGGGGTTCATCGGggaaatattatatatgtaactCGAATTTACCTCACATAAGGAATTGACATAACTTTTAACCCAAAACTTCGAGAAAATAgatttatgtgtctttttttcttttttaaatggtgtttaattttgttacttttatccAATGTGAGATTGAGACTCACACTTAAATTATTTCCTTAAGAAATCTTAGGTTCAATTCAATCCCTACAATGTGTATAAATTTATCAAGTTAATAACAGTCACTGTAAGGACCCTATGAGTAAGGAAAAACCCCATAATAAGAACAAAAGAAGTATAATACATCAACTTAGAGACTAAACTGATGGATATTCAATACTTCAGAGAGTACTTAGAAGAGAGGGTGATGCTTTGGAAATCAAATTGGTGATTTGTTTTAACATTATCAATTAAGAATGAGATGTTGGTATGGATGAGAATTATGCTAAGCTTGCTTATGAAACAGCTTCTACTTCTGGTGGGGGCAAAGTTGGAGCACATAATCGCTCGTTTGTATCAGGATTCAATGGACATGTTGGGAGGAGATGATGACAAATCAGTGAAGCCATCAGATGAATATTTCTGGTTTACAAGCCCTCCCCTAGTCCTCCACTTACTTCACTTCATTTTGTTTCAAAACTCTTTTGAGATTgcatttttcttctggatttgGGTGAGAGTTTCATCCATAAGCTTTCCTTTTCAAATCTCACTCATTTTTACTACAATAATTTATCTGTCTCTTAACTATTCCCTATGCAGTGCACATATGGATTTGATTCATGCATTATGGAGAAAATAACCTACGTTATCCCAAGACTTATAATGGGGTAATGTACTCTTCCAATGTGAAAATGGAAAACCATAACTTGAATACTTTTGCTATATTTATGTGCTATGTTCTAATCTCACTGATGTGTGATGCAGTGTAATTGTTCAAGTGCTTTGCAGTTATAGCACCTTGCCTTTGTACACTATAGTGACTCAGGTAATTGAATAATCTAAGGTCATATTTCCTCCATTGGATTCATAAAAACTAGTTTGAAAGTAGAATATAAGGTTTGAACAAATCAAAACTGATACAATCGTGTTTTTCTTCTTGATTTTAATCTCCTCACAATGAGAGCAGATGGGTAGCAAAATCAAGCCTCAGAAGTTGCTTTCAAGTGACTCCCTTAATACACCGCATTCCAACTACATGATCAAAGAATCAACACAAACTGATGAACAAGCAATAATCATGGTGGAAGATGCAACATCTGCAATTGAACTTGTTCCCTTGGAGAAACCTAATGCATCCAACAGTTAATGAATAAACACTCACTTTATTCCTGAAAGTGTTTGACACTGTCATATTAgtatcttataaattaaaaaaactgacAAGTTTCTGAAATGTGAAACAAatctttaaatttgaaaatgtacCACCATTTTAATTCCTACAACTATTGACTTTGTTGACACGATTTTCTGAACTTTTTGGATTGATATCACTATTGATGTACATTtccaaaactttatttttggcttCAATTCAAGAACTAATGTGACAGTGTCTTACAATTTCAGAAACCTGgtattttttactcaatatg
This portion of the Vigna unguiculata cultivar IT97K-499-35 chromosome 6, ASM411807v1, whole genome shotgun sequence genome encodes:
- the LOC114188785 gene encoding MLO-like protein 13 isoform X1 yields the protein MTEELNHSLEYTPTWIVAVVCSIIVFISLCVERALHKLGNYLKKKGQKALYEVLTKLEEELMLLGFISLLLTVFQGLISDICISPNLATQMLPCKRPHKSSQGSGHHQIYYDAIINRRRLLSTGSGSDHCTHKGKVPLLSLESLHQLHIFIFVLAVVHAIFCVTTMLLAGAKMQEWKVWENHYGDHSAAIDKHEFFKEKNRGYWRKAAVISWLISFFKQFHGSVTMYDYYALRYGFVKKHYSNNPNYNFHNYMLRTLEVDFKRVVGISWYLWVFVVLFLLLNIEGWHTYFWLAFLPLILLLLVGAKLEHIIARLYQDSMDMLGGDDDKSVKPSDEYFWFTSPPLVLHLLHFILFQNSFEIAFFFWIWCTYGFDSCIMEKITYVIPRLIMGVIVQVLCSYSTLPLYTIVTQMGSKIKPQKLLSSDSLNTPHSNYMIKESTQTDEQAIIMVEDATSAIELVPLEKPNASNS